A stretch of the Capsicum annuum cultivar UCD-10X-F1 chromosome 8, UCD10Xv1.1, whole genome shotgun sequence genome encodes the following:
- the LOC107879274 gene encoding uncharacterized protein LOC107879274, with amino-acid sequence MTKKNEIYYLLPDEEDPIRTVKSKNFIDKVMFLVVVARPKFDAQGVEIFSGKIELFPFVTQERAKRASANRPAGTMKTKAITSIIKEISRSFLINEVLLAIKGKWPREDLNSTIFIQQDNARTHIQPNDEEFCRAATQDGFDIRLMCQPNSPDLNVLDLEFSRSIQSLQYRERLKSIDDLVAAVIKAYEDFSTGKSN; translated from the coding sequence ATgaccaaaaaaaatgaaatatattattTACTGCCTGATGAAGAAGATCCAATCCGCACTGTCAAGAGTAAAAATTTCATCGATAAAGTTATGTTTTTAGTTGTTGTAGCTCGTCCTAAATTTGATGCACAAGGAGTAGAAATATTCTCCGGTAAAATTGAATTATTTCCTTTTGTTACACAAGAACGAGCTAAAAGAGCTAGTGCAAATAGACCTGCGGGAACTATGAAAACAAAAGCAATAACTTCGATAATCAAAGAAATTTCACGATCATTCTTGATTAATGAAGTACTTCTTGCTATCAAGGGTAAATGGCCTAGAGAAGATTTAAATTCTACGATATTCATACAACAAGATAACGCAAGAACCCATATTCAACCTAACGACGAGGAATTTTGTCGAGCAGCGACACAAGATGGATTTGATATTCGCTTGATGTGTCAACCCAATTCTCCAGATTTGAATGTCTTAGACCTTGAATTTTCCAGATCTATTCAGTCTCTACAATACAGGGAAAGGCTTAAAAGTATTGATGATCTTGTTGCGGCTGTCATAAAAGCATATGAAGATTTTTCAACAGGGAAGTCCAACTAA